From the genome of Nomia melanderi isolate GNS246 chromosome 14, iyNomMela1, whole genome shotgun sequence, one region includes:
- the LOC116433831 gene encoding uncharacterized protein LOC116433831 isoform X2, with product MTDSQQQFCLRWNNFQANITSQFEALRDDEDFVDVTFACGGRRLQAHKVVLSACSPYFKELFKTNPCEHPIIFMRDVEFEHLQSLLEFMYAGEVNISQAELPTFLRTAESLQIRGLTDSQNIQHNNEKHLKTNNIHTSNGRGLISPSLEEDRSKTPPASSPPPLKRLCKRSDSPQISSPVPAAVACAPGTPRTRPLIEPQVQLDCYKDLDIVEPKIELPEYGSDDDCSPKQEVNTLPSGFLSLDGGMEVLPSYPTSYQEGGAGGGGGGGGGGGGSLEGGLPGPSHASNMELNQEQQADLRKLHSLDPRPCPVCNRMYSNLSNLRQHMRLIHNPQSVTCPLCNKPFKTKLYLKRHLVSFHELSATDRHRQEEICQQQQPKAQQQTRVQTHLQIQAQQTDTVKPFPVPRVSTEEGTTAVTLENKSRAFQDGAYEVNQTSVESKHFQSNMMQFDAEYH from the exons ATGACGGATAGTCAGCAGCAGTTTTGCTTGCGTTGGAACAACTTTCAAGCTAACATCACCAGCCAATTCGAGGCCCTCAGAGATGACGAGGACTTCGTCGATGTCACCTTCGCCTGCGGTGGTAGGCGTCTCCAGGCTCACAAGGTTGTCCTCTCCGCGTGCAGCCCTTACTTCAAGGAGTTGTTCAAG ACAAATCCATGCGAGCatccaataatatttatgcGAGATGTAGAGTTTGAACATCTACAATCACTTTTGGAGTTTATGTATGCTGGGGAAGTTAACATATCTCAAGCTGAATTGCCTACATTTCTACGAACTGCTGAGTCTCTGCAAATCCGTGGCCTCACCGACTCTCAAAATATTCAGCACAACAACGAAAAG caTTTGAAAACCAACAACATACATACATCAAATGGCCGTGGGCTGATCTCACCAAGTTTGGAGGAGGACCGTAGTAAAACTCCACCAGCCTCAAGTCCTCCACCATTGAAAAGGCTGTGCAAACGAAGTGATTCGCCTCAGATATCTAGTCCAGTACCAGCTGCAGTGGCCTGTGCTCCTGGAACGCCACGCACACGGCCATTAATTGAGCCGCAAGTTCAACTCGACTGCTACAAAGATCTCGATATAGTTGAG CCAAAAATAGAATTACCAGAATATGGAAGCGACGATGATTGCTCTCCAAAGCAGGAGGTTAACACACTGCCAAGTGGTTTCCTTAGCCTTGATGGCGGCATGGAGGTTTTACCATCATATCCGACTTCTTATCAAG AAGGAGGAGCagggggaggaggaggcggTGGAGGCGGGGGTGGTGGATCATTGGAAGGAGGACTGCCAGGACCATCTCATGCCAGCAATATGGAGCTAAATCAAGAGCAACAAG CTGACCTACGCAAACTGCACTCGCTGGACCCACGCCCCTGTCCTGTCTGCAACCGCATGTACAGTAACTTGTCGAACCTGCGTCAGCACATGCGCCTGATCCACAACCCCCAGAGTGTCACATGCCCCCTTTGTAACAAGCCATTCAAGACTAAGCTCTACCTGAAACGCCACCTGGTCAGCTTCCACGAGCTCAGTGCCACGGACAGACATCGTCAAGAAGAAATCTGCCAACAACAGCAGCCAAAGGCGCAGCAGCAAACTAGAGTGCAAACACATCTACAAATTCAGGCTCAGCAAACAGATACTGTCAAACCCTTTCCTGTGCCCAGAGTTTCTACAGAAGAGGGCACAACCGCGGTGACTCTGGAGAACAAATCAAGAGCATTTCAAGATGGTGCTTATGAGGTCAATCAGACCAGTGTTGAATCGAAGCACTTTCAGAGCAACATGATGCAATTTGATGCAGAATACCACTAA
- the LOC116433831 gene encoding uncharacterized protein LOC116433831 isoform X5, with the protein MTDSQQQFCLRWNNFQANITSQFEALRDDEDFVDVTFACGGRRLQAHKVVLSACSPYFKELFKTNPCEHPIIFMRDVEFEHLQSLLEFMYAGEVNISQAELPTFLRTAESLQIRGLTDSQNIQHNNEKHLKTNNIHTSNGRGLISPSLEEDRSKTPPASSPPPLKRLCKRSDSPQISSPVPAAVACAPGTPRTRPLIEPQVQLDCYKDLDIVEPKIELPEYGSDDDCSPKQEVNTLPSGFLSLDGGMEVLPSYPTSYQEGGAGGGGGGGGGGGGSLEGGLPGPSHASNMELNQEQQGKKVIEGLLKDHEEEGTGEMGTSKPKNKLLHCLRQYEGSARVSRKRCLQCYQDIRSKYGPRQACAKTKRVRTYCQDCSGLPTMCLDCFNKIHK; encoded by the exons ATGACGGATAGTCAGCAGCAGTTTTGCTTGCGTTGGAACAACTTTCAAGCTAACATCACCAGCCAATTCGAGGCCCTCAGAGATGACGAGGACTTCGTCGATGTCACCTTCGCCTGCGGTGGTAGGCGTCTCCAGGCTCACAAGGTTGTCCTCTCCGCGTGCAGCCCTTACTTCAAGGAGTTGTTCAAG ACAAATCCATGCGAGCatccaataatatttatgcGAGATGTAGAGTTTGAACATCTACAATCACTTTTGGAGTTTATGTATGCTGGGGAAGTTAACATATCTCAAGCTGAATTGCCTACATTTCTACGAACTGCTGAGTCTCTGCAAATCCGTGGCCTCACCGACTCTCAAAATATTCAGCACAACAACGAAAAG caTTTGAAAACCAACAACATACATACATCAAATGGCCGTGGGCTGATCTCACCAAGTTTGGAGGAGGACCGTAGTAAAACTCCACCAGCCTCAAGTCCTCCACCATTGAAAAGGCTGTGCAAACGAAGTGATTCGCCTCAGATATCTAGTCCAGTACCAGCTGCAGTGGCCTGTGCTCCTGGAACGCCACGCACACGGCCATTAATTGAGCCGCAAGTTCAACTCGACTGCTACAAAGATCTCGATATAGTTGAG CCAAAAATAGAATTACCAGAATATGGAAGCGACGATGATTGCTCTCCAAAGCAGGAGGTTAACACACTGCCAAGTGGTTTCCTTAGCCTTGATGGCGGCATGGAGGTTTTACCATCATATCCGACTTCTTATCAAG AAGGAGGAGCagggggaggaggaggcggTGGAGGCGGGGGTGGTGGATCATTGGAAGGAGGACTGCCAGGACCATCTCATGCCAGCAATATGGAGCTAAATCAAGAGCAACAAG GCAAGAAAGTGATTGAGGGACTGTTGAAAGATCATGAGGAAGAGGGTACTGGGGAAATGGGCACGTCGAAgccgaaaaataaattacttcattGTTTGAGACAATACGAAGGTTCCGCAAGAGTGTCCAGAAAACGGTGCTTGCAGTGTTACCAAGACATTCGCTCGAAATACGGACCACGCCAAGCATGCGCGAAAACGAAAAGAGTGCGGACATACTGTCAAGATTGCAGTGGCCTCCCTACGATGTGTCTTGATTGTTTCAACAAAATTCATAAAtga